Proteins from a single region of Kwoniella dendrophila CBS 6074 chromosome 4, complete sequence:
- a CDS encoding elongation factor 2 yields MDKPTNIRNMSVIAHVDHGKSTLTDSLVSKAGIIASAKAGEMRFTDTRQDEIDRGITIKSTAISMYFPLPKEDVEDVQQKTDGNEFLVNLIDSPGHVDFSSEVTAALRVTDGALVVVDCVEGVCVQTETVLRQSLGERVKPVLIINKVDRALLELQVSKEDLYQSFCRTIESVNVIISTYTDPVLGDTQVYPEKGTVAFGSGLHGWAFSLRQFAARYSKKFGVDKNKLMPKLWGDNYFNAKTKKWSTSAASGGERAFNMFVLDPIFRLFDSIMNYKKDEIPTLLEKLEIKLLGDEKDLEGKQLLKTVMKKFLPAGDSLLEMIVINLPSPVTAQRYRVETLYEGPMDDESAIAIRDCDPKGPLMVYVSKMVPTSDKGRFYAFGRVFAGTVSSGPKVRIQGPNFVPGKKEDSVVKSIQRTVLMMGRSTEAIEDCPAGNIIGLVGVDQFLLKSGTLTTSETAHNMRVMKFSVSPVVQVAVECKNAADLPKLVEGLKRLSKSDPCVKTWMGENGEIIVAGAGELHLEICLNDLENDHAGVPLRKSDPVVGYRETVQAESSMIALSKSQNKHNRLYVKAEPLDEELTKDIEEGRVAPRDDPKIRARYLADTYGWDVTDARKIWCFGPDTTGPNIMLDGSKGVQYMNEIKDSCVAAFQWATKEGGVCEEPMRGIRYNILDCTLHADAIHRGGGQIIPTARRVCYAAQLLAKPGLQEPMFLVEIAVPESAQGGVYSCLNVRRGHVFSSEQRIGTPMYTMKAYLPVSESFGFNADLRAATGGQAFPQAVFDHYSLLNGDPTEVGTKINDLAVKIRTRKGLKPDVPLYDHYYDKL; encoded by the exons ATGG ACAAGCCAACCAACATCAGAAACATGTCGGTTATTGCCCATGTAGATCACGGTAAATCCACCCTTACCGATTCATTGGTATCAAAAGCTGGTATTATCGCTTCTGCCAAAGCTGGTGAAATGAGATTCACCGATACTAG acaagatgaaattgatcgaGGTATTACCATTAAATCAACTGCTATCTCAATGTATTTCCCTCTtccaaaagaagatgtagaagacGTTCAACAAAAAACCGATG GTAACGAATTCTTGGTCAACTTGATCGATTCACCAGGTCACGTCGATTTCTCTTCAGAAGTCACTGCTGCTCTCCGAGTTACCGATGG TGCTTTAGTCGTTGTCGATTGTGTTGAAGGTGTCTGTGTACAAACCGAAACCGTCCTCCGACaatctttaggtgaaagagTAAAACCCGttcttatcatcaacaaagtTGACCGAGCTTTACTCGAATTACAAGTCtctaaagaagatttatacCAATCTTTCTGTAGAACTATCGAATCAGTTAACGTCATTATCTCCACCTACACTGATCCAGTTCTCGGTGACACTCAAGTCTACCCAGAAAAAGGTACCGTCGCTTTCGGTTCCGGTTTACACGGTTGGGCTTTCTCTTTAAGACAATTCGCCGCCCGATACTCCAAGAAATTCGGTGTTGACAAAAACAAGCTCATGCCTAAATTATGGGGTGACAACTACTTCAACGCTAAAACCAAGAAATGGTCTACCTCAGCtgcttcaggtggtgaaagaGCTTTCAACATGTTCGTTCTTGACCCAATTTTCAGACTTTTCGATTCAATCATGAACtacaagaaagatgaaataccaaCCTTACTTGAAAAActtgaaatcaaattattaGGTGACGAAAAAGATCTTGAAGGTAAACAATTACTTAAAACCGTCATGAAAAAATTCTTACCAGCTGGTGACTCTTTACTTGAAATGATTGTTATCAACCTTCCTTCACCTGTTACCGCTCAACGATACAGAGTCGAAACCCTTTACGAAGGTCCtatggatgatgaatcagCTATCGCCATTAGAGATTGTGATCCTAAAGGTCCATTAATGGTTTACGTCTCCAAGATGGTACCAACATCCGATAAAGGTCGATTCTACGCTTTCGGTCGAGTTTTCGCCGGTACCGTATCTTCAGGTCCTAAAGTTAGAATCCAAGGTCCTAACTTCGTtccaggtaaaaaagaagattcagttgttaaatcaattcaaaGAACCGTTCTTATGATGGGTCGATCAActgaagctattgaagatTGTCCAGCCGGTAACATTATTGGTTTAGTCGGTGTCGATCAATTCTTACTTAAATCAGGTACTCTTACCACCTCAGAAACCGCCCACAACATGAGAGTCATGAAATTCTCTGTATCTCCTGTCGTTCAAGTCGCCGTTGAATGTAAAAACGCTGCCGATTTAccaaaattagttgaaggtCTTAAACgattatcaaaatctgatCCATGTGTCAAAACTTGGATgggtgaaaatggtgaaattaTTGTTGCCGGTGCAGGTGAATTACACTTGGAAATCTGTCTTAAcgatttagaaaatgatcaCGCTGGTGTACCTTTGAGAAAATCTGATCCTGTTGTAGGTTACAGAGAAACTgttcaagctgaatcatcaatgatcgctttatcaaaatcacaaaacAAACACAACAGATTATACGTTAAAGCTGAaccattagatgaagaattaacCAAAGAcattgaagaaggtagagtTGCACCAAGAGATGATCCAAAAATCAGGGCTAGATACTTGGCCGATACATACGGTTGGGATGTTACCGATGCTAGAAAAATCTGGTGTTTCGGTCCTGATACCACTGGTCCAAACATCATGTTAGATGGTTCAAAGGGTGTACAATACATGAACGAAATTAAAGATTCATGTGTTGCTGCTTTCCAATGGGcaactaaagaaggtggtgtttGTGAAGAACCAATGAGAGGTATTAGATACAACATTCTTGATTGTACTTTACACGCAGATGCTATCCACAGAGGTGGTGGTCAAATTATCCCAACTGCTAGAAGAGTATGTTACGCTGCTCAATTACTCGCTAAACCAGGTCTTCAAGAACCTATGTTCTTGGTCGAAATCGCCGTACCAGAATCTGCTCAAGGTGGTGTCTAC TCTTGTTTGAACGTCCGAAGAGGTCATGTATTCTCATCAGAACAAAGAATCGGTACCCCAATGTACACCAtgaaag CTTACCTCCCTGTATCGGAATCATTCGGTTTCAACGCTGATTTGAGAGCTGCTACCGGTGGACAAGCATTCCCTCAAGCCGTGTTCGATCACTACTCATTACTTAACGGTGATCCAACTGAAGTCGGTACCAAAATCAACGACCTTGCCGTTAAAatcagaacaagaaaaggtCTTAAACCTGATGTACCTCTTTACGACCACTACTACGACAAATTATAA